From the Rhodococcus sp. NBC_00297 genome, one window contains:
- a CDS encoding THUMP-like domain-containing protein, with product MGYSFDLDDVEYLAGASDALAAVGDRALTPATLVSDIGRIRSAFGDRAAALIETVTLRRKAATKLPFAGTWLVTDDAVQQATTEQVSRHRAERLRGRRIHDVTCSIGTELHTLHSVADIVVGSDLDPVRLAMARHNVPDVAVLRADAVVPTTRGTVVVADPGRRAGGRRRHDPAALEPPLPDLLDAYAGRDLVVKCAPGLDVDRLDLASRHTRAEVELVSLDGAVREACLWLGEVADPAVRRRATVLRSDGSAWEVTDADSDAIDDDRAPGRYIVDPDGAVVRAGLVRHYAARHELWQLDPRIAHLTGDAIPEGTTGFEILDRLPFTEKVLRKRLAELGCGSLEILVRGIDVDPALLRPRLDLRGTVPLGLVITRIGRSGVAFVCGPRTGPQRNE from the coding sequence GTGGGATACTCGTTCGACCTCGACGACGTCGAGTACCTGGCCGGGGCGTCCGACGCGCTGGCCGCGGTCGGTGACCGTGCGCTGACGCCCGCCACGCTGGTCTCGGACATCGGCCGGATCCGCAGCGCCTTCGGTGACCGCGCCGCCGCGCTGATCGAGACGGTCACCCTGCGTCGCAAGGCCGCGACCAAGCTGCCGTTCGCCGGAACGTGGTTGGTCACCGACGACGCGGTGCAGCAGGCCACCACCGAACAGGTGTCCCGGCACCGGGCCGAGCGGCTGCGCGGACGTCGCATCCACGACGTCACCTGCTCGATCGGCACCGAACTGCACACCCTGCACTCGGTCGCGGACATCGTGGTGGGCAGCGATCTCGATCCGGTGCGGTTGGCCATGGCACGACACAACGTTCCCGACGTGGCCGTGCTGCGTGCCGACGCGGTGGTCCCCACCACGCGCGGCACCGTCGTCGTCGCCGACCCCGGCCGCCGCGCCGGCGGCCGCCGCCGTCACGACCCCGCAGCCCTCGAACCCCCGCTTCCGGACCTCCTCGACGCCTATGCCGGCCGCGACCTGGTGGTCAAGTGCGCACCGGGTCTCGACGTCGACCGTCTCGACCTCGCGAGCCGACACACGCGGGCCGAGGTCGAACTCGTCTCCCTCGACGGCGCCGTCCGCGAGGCGTGCCTCTGGCTGGGGGAGGTGGCGGACCCCGCTGTGCGTCGCCGTGCGACGGTGCTCCGGTCGGACGGTTCCGCGTGGGAGGTGACGGACGCCGACTCGGACGCCATCGACGACGATCGCGCCCCGGGCAGGTACATCGTCGATCCCGACGGCGCCGTCGTGCGGGCCGGTCTCGTGCGCCACTACGCCGCGAGACATGAATTGTGGCAACTGGATCCACGCATCGCGCACCTCACGGGAGACGCGATACCGGAGGGGACGACGGGCTTCGAGATCCTCGACAGGTTGCCCTTCACCGAGAAGGTGTTGCGCAAGCGGCTCGCGGAGCTGGGATGCGGGTCGCTCGAGATTCTCGTCCGCGGCATCGACGTCGATCCTGCGTTGCTGCGCCCCCGGCTCGATCTCCGGGGCACCGTGCCGCTGGGGCTCGTGATCACCCGGATCGGGCGCTCGGGGGTGGCCTTCGTGTGCGGGCCGCGCACCGGGCCTCAGCGGAACGAGTAG
- a CDS encoding class I SAM-dependent methyltransferase, which produces MTAREPHTDTAASTAPSDPAPRPHASAEEVQAARSDTKLAQVLYHDWEAETYDDKWSISYDQRCIDYARGRFDAVAGSEALPYGRALELGCGTGFFLLNLMQSGVAATGSVTDLSPGMVKVALRNAENLGLDVDGRVADAETIPYEDDTFDLVVGHAVLHHIPDVEQSLREVLRVLKPGGRFVFAGEPTTVGNFYARWLGRLTWEATTRTTRLPFLADWRRPQQELDESSRAAALEAVVDLHTFDPTELENIAVAAGADDVQAKTEEFAAALLGWPVRTFEAAVPAEKLGWGWARFAFNGWKSLSWLDENVLHHVVPRGYFYNVMITGTKPDTGAL; this is translated from the coding sequence ATGACCGCTCGTGAACCGCACACCGACACCGCCGCCTCGACCGCACCGTCGGATCCGGCGCCGCGCCCGCACGCGAGTGCCGAGGAAGTGCAGGCCGCACGGTCGGACACCAAGCTGGCCCAGGTGCTCTACCACGACTGGGAAGCGGAGACCTACGACGACAAGTGGTCGATCTCCTACGACCAGCGCTGCATCGACTACGCCCGCGGCCGTTTCGACGCGGTGGCCGGATCCGAGGCCCTGCCGTACGGTCGCGCGCTGGAACTGGGCTGCGGTACCGGCTTCTTCCTGCTCAACCTCATGCAGAGCGGCGTCGCCGCGACCGGGTCCGTCACGGACCTGTCGCCGGGCATGGTCAAGGTCGCGCTGCGCAACGCCGAGAACCTGGGCCTCGACGTGGACGGCCGCGTCGCCGATGCCGAGACCATCCCGTACGAGGACGACACGTTCGATCTCGTCGTCGGTCACGCGGTGCTGCACCACATCCCGGACGTGGAGCAGTCTCTGCGCGAGGTGCTGCGCGTGCTCAAGCCCGGCGGCCGGTTCGTGTTCGCGGGCGAGCCGACGACGGTGGGCAACTTCTACGCGCGGTGGCTGGGGCGTCTCACGTGGGAGGCCACGACCCGCACGACGCGGTTGCCGTTCCTCGCGGACTGGCGTCGCCCGCAGCAGGAGCTGGACGAGTCGTCCCGTGCCGCGGCACTCGAGGCCGTCGTCGATCTGCACACCTTCGACCCGACGGAGCTCGAGAACATCGCCGTCGCCGCCGGTGCGGACGACGTGCAGGCCAAGACCGAGGAGTTCGCCGCAGCGCTGCTGGGCTGGCCGGTCCGCACCTTCGAGGCGGCGGTGCCGGCGGAGAAGCTGGGTTGGGGCTGGGCGAGGTTCGCGTTCAACGGCTGGAAGTCGCTGTCCTGGCTCGACGAGAACGTGCTGCACCACGTCGTGCCCCGTGGCTACTTCTACAACGTGATGATCACAGGCACGAAGCCGGACACCGGCGCGCTCTGA
- a CDS encoding acyltransferase, translating to MTSMWNAPLRTRWRGSRRRDPDQARFLTLASMRWVIGHKAYTPWYLVRYYRLARFKAANPHVVLRGMVFLGKNVEIHATPELARLEIGRWVHIGDGNAIRCHEGSLRIGDKVVFGKDNVVNTYLDIEIGASTLVADWCYICDFDHRTEDITVPIKDQGIVKSPVRIGPDTWIAAKVTVLRETVVGRGCVLGAHAVVKGHVPDYGIAVGAPARVVRNRRTDWEAGAEDRAAYVAALEDIARKKSLGSE from the coding sequence ATGACCAGCATGTGGAACGCGCCGTTGCGCACCCGGTGGCGAGGATCGCGGCGACGTGACCCCGACCAGGCGCGCTTCCTCACGCTCGCGTCGATGCGCTGGGTGATCGGCCACAAGGCGTACACGCCCTGGTACCTGGTGCGGTACTACCGCCTCGCGCGTTTCAAGGCCGCGAACCCGCACGTGGTGCTGCGCGGAATGGTGTTCCTCGGCAAGAACGTCGAGATCCACGCGACGCCCGAGCTGGCGCGACTCGAGATCGGTCGCTGGGTGCACATCGGTGACGGCAACGCGATCCGCTGCCACGAGGGGTCGCTGCGCATCGGTGACAAGGTGGTGTTCGGCAAGGACAACGTCGTCAACACCTATCTCGACATCGAGATCGGTGCGTCCACCCTCGTCGCCGACTGGTGCTACATCTGCGATTTCGATCATCGGACCGAGGACATCACGGTGCCGATCAAGGATCAGGGCATCGTCAAGTCGCCGGTGCGGATCGGCCCGGACACGTGGATCGCCGCGAAGGTGACCGTGCTGCGGGAGACCGTCGTCGGTCGCGGCTGCGTCCTGGGCGCGCACGCGGTGGTCAAGGGGCATGTGCCCGACTACGGGATCGCGGTCGGCGCACCCGCACGAGTGGTCCGGAACCGTCGCACCGACTGGGAGGCCGGCGCGGAGGACCGCGCGGCGTACGTCGCCGCACTGGAGGACATCGCCCGCAAGAAGTCGCTCGGGAGCGAGTGA
- a CDS encoding enoyl-CoA hydratase/isomerase family protein: MAEFVTLDVTDGIGTIRLSRPPMNALNRQVQGELLEVSRAAAEDPDVKAVIVYGGEKVFAAGADIKEMAEMSAGQMTDAIGALQAGLGAIASIPKPTVAAITGYALGGGLEVALGADRRIAGDNAKLGVPEVLLGVIPGGGGTQRLARLIGPSRAKDMVFTGRFVGAEEALAVGLVDEVVAPDAVYEAARTWAGQFVRGASRALAAAKAAIDEGLDTDLATGLKIEAHVFASLFGTEDRAIGMASFLENGPGKADFTGN; this comes from the coding sequence ATGGCTGAATTCGTGACTCTCGACGTGACCGACGGCATCGGCACCATCCGGCTCTCCCGGCCGCCGATGAACGCTCTGAACCGCCAGGTGCAGGGTGAGCTCCTCGAGGTGTCGCGGGCCGCCGCCGAGGATCCGGACGTCAAGGCGGTCATCGTGTACGGCGGTGAGAAGGTGTTCGCCGCCGGCGCGGACATCAAGGAGATGGCGGAGATGTCCGCGGGTCAGATGACCGACGCGATCGGCGCTCTGCAGGCCGGTCTCGGAGCGATCGCGTCCATCCCGAAGCCCACCGTCGCCGCCATCACCGGATACGCCCTCGGCGGCGGTCTGGAGGTCGCCCTCGGTGCCGATCGCCGCATTGCGGGCGACAACGCGAAGCTCGGCGTCCCCGAGGTGCTGCTCGGCGTCATTCCCGGCGGTGGCGGCACCCAGCGACTCGCCCGGCTGATCGGCCCGAGCCGCGCGAAGGACATGGTGTTCACCGGCCGTTTCGTCGGGGCCGAGGAGGCGCTCGCCGTCGGCCTCGTGGACGAGGTGGTGGCCCCCGATGCCGTGTACGAGGCGGCGCGCACGTGGGCCGGTCAGTTCGTCCGCGGTGCCTCGCGCGCCCTCGCCGCAGCCAAGGCGGCCATCGACGAGGGTCTGGACACCGACCTCGCGACGGGCCTGAAGATCGAGGCGCACGTCTTCGCCTCGCTGTTCGGTACCGAGGACCGCGCGATCGGCATGGCGTCGTTCCTCGAGAACGGCCCGGGCAAGGCCGACTTCACCGGCAACTAG
- a CDS encoding NUDIX hydrolase, with the protein MTEPVALRDASTVILLRDAPAGLEVFLQRRVGRMAFAAGMTVFPGGGVDPTDRTPADGEDRWAGPSPAWWAARFGTDDDAAARALVLAAVRETFEECGVLFAGPDAHTVVADTSDHADRRRAVEKHEISFGEFLAETRLVVRSDLLRPHARWITPEGETTRRYDTRFFVAALPSGQRPDGETSEAVDAAWVRPADALDEFRRGDRMLMPPTWACLRHLAGHGSVAEAMAAEADLAPVQPVISGSGGSVRVNFDGADEYRADLPPRTERTSNS; encoded by the coding sequence GTGACCGAACCGGTCGCGCTGCGGGACGCCTCCACCGTCATCCTGCTGCGCGATGCGCCGGCAGGGCTCGAGGTCTTCCTGCAGCGGCGAGTCGGACGGATGGCGTTCGCCGCCGGCATGACGGTCTTCCCGGGCGGCGGTGTGGATCCGACCGATCGCACGCCCGCGGACGGGGAGGACCGGTGGGCCGGCCCGTCACCCGCGTGGTGGGCGGCACGGTTCGGCACCGACGACGACGCCGCGGCGCGGGCCCTGGTGCTCGCCGCGGTGCGCGAGACCTTCGAGGAGTGCGGTGTCCTGTTCGCCGGGCCCGACGCGCACACCGTCGTCGCGGACACGTCCGATCACGCCGACCGGCGTCGTGCCGTCGAGAAGCATGAGATCTCTTTCGGTGAGTTCCTGGCCGAGACCCGACTGGTGGTGCGCTCCGATCTGCTGCGCCCGCACGCCCGTTGGATCACGCCCGAGGGCGAGACGACCCGTCGGTACGACACCCGCTTCTTCGTCGCGGCGCTCCCGTCCGGGCAACGTCCCGACGGCGAGACGTCCGAGGCCGTCGACGCCGCGTGGGTGCGGCCCGCGGATGCCCTCGACGAGTTCCGTCGCGGCGACCGCATGCTGATGCCGCCCACCTGGGCGTGCCTGCGGCATCTCGCCGGTCACGGGTCGGTGGCCGAGGCCATGGCCGCAGAGGCCGATCTGGCGCCGGTGCAGCCCGTCATCAGCGGATCGGGTGGATCCGTGCGGGTGAACTTCGACGGCGCCGACGAGTATCGCGCCGACCTCCCCCCACGCACCGAGCGGACGTCGAACAGCTAG
- the glgX gene encoding glycogen debranching protein GlgX encodes MSHEQNSPKSAAASGRPFPLGAHPVEGGVCFAVHAPDAHAVEVCLVDGSGPDSRESRHLLTQRTYGIWHGVVAEAGVGSVYGYRVSGPWNPEAGHRFDPHKILLDPYARRIVGSLGDARALLPYRDDPFGPQSTVDSLGHAPLAVVTAPLPASDAPRLETDWDRTVVYEVHVGSFTGAHPDVPENLRGTYLGLVHPAVLEHLRTLGVTAVELLPVHACLTEPGVRARGMRNHWGYSTGSYFAVEPSYASVPGAEVTEFRTMVDTLHEAGIEVILDVVYNHTCEGGVDGPSLSWRGLDARGYYLLDARGHDIDLTGCGNTVDAASPAVVRMVCDSLRYWVTELGVDGFRFDLASTLGRPGGWRFDPHAPMLSAIAADPILCRAKLIAEPWDATGPGYQVGGFGGVWSEWNDRYRDTLRRFFAGHGGVRELASRLAGSEDLFAPTGRRPWASVNFVTAHDGFTARDLVSYTAKHNEANGESNRDGTDNNLSVNHGVEGETEDPAVLAARDRHVRALLSTLALSTGTPMFLAGDELGHTQHGNNNAYCVPQGTSAADAHAIDWSRRDDALTATLGRALRLRRSAPVLRQQEFFAGRDTPSGEPDLMWFDHDGAEIVGDRWNDDHARTLQAWVDGSDVRIPALRHAGVEAETFDSALLVVHSGGDANIVLPDHRRHGPNEAPGYVPVFDSATPDGRPVDASPVSAGSTVRVAGPIVLVYISTIPS; translated from the coding sequence GTGTCGCACGAACAGAACTCACCGAAGTCCGCCGCCGCGTCGGGCAGGCCCTTCCCGCTGGGCGCCCACCCCGTGGAGGGCGGCGTCTGCTTCGCCGTGCACGCACCCGACGCGCACGCCGTCGAGGTGTGTCTGGTGGACGGGTCGGGCCCCGACTCACGGGAGTCGCGTCACCTCCTCACCCAGCGCACGTACGGCATCTGGCACGGCGTGGTCGCCGAGGCCGGCGTCGGATCCGTCTACGGCTACCGCGTCTCCGGACCGTGGAATCCCGAGGCCGGTCACCGGTTCGATCCGCACAAGATCCTTCTCGACCCCTACGCACGGCGCATCGTCGGCAGCCTCGGCGACGCGCGAGCCCTCCTGCCGTATCGCGACGACCCGTTCGGACCGCAGTCGACGGTCGACTCGCTGGGACACGCTCCCCTCGCGGTGGTCACCGCTCCCCTGCCGGCCTCGGACGCACCGCGACTCGAGACCGACTGGGACCGCACCGTCGTGTACGAGGTGCACGTCGGGTCGTTCACCGGCGCCCATCCGGACGTCCCCGAGAATCTGCGCGGCACCTACCTCGGACTCGTTCACCCTGCGGTGCTCGAGCACCTTCGTACGCTGGGTGTGACGGCGGTGGAACTGCTTCCGGTGCACGCGTGCCTCACCGAACCCGGTGTGCGCGCCCGAGGGATGCGCAACCACTGGGGCTACAGCACCGGCTCGTACTTCGCCGTCGAACCGTCCTACGCCTCGGTCCCCGGCGCCGAGGTCACCGAGTTCCGCACGATGGTGGACACGCTGCACGAGGCGGGTATCGAGGTGATCCTCGACGTCGTCTACAACCACACCTGCGAGGGCGGTGTCGACGGCCCCTCCCTCTCGTGGCGCGGCCTGGACGCGCGCGGGTACTACCTGCTGGACGCCCGCGGTCACGACATCGATCTGACGGGATGCGGCAACACCGTCGACGCCGCGTCCCCGGCCGTCGTCCGGATGGTCTGCGACTCGTTGCGGTACTGGGTCACCGAACTGGGGGTCGACGGCTTCCGCTTCGATCTCGCCAGCACTCTGGGCAGGCCGGGCGGATGGCGCTTCGATCCGCACGCCCCGATGTTGAGCGCCATCGCGGCCGACCCGATCCTGTGCCGCGCGAAGCTGATCGCCGAGCCGTGGGACGCGACCGGGCCCGGGTACCAGGTCGGCGGGTTCGGCGGCGTGTGGAGCGAGTGGAACGACCGCTACCGAGACACGCTGCGCCGCTTCTTCGCCGGGCACGGCGGTGTGCGTGAGCTGGCGTCACGCCTCGCGGGATCCGAGGATCTGTTCGCGCCGACCGGACGCAGGCCGTGGGCGTCCGTCAACTTCGTCACCGCTCACGACGGCTTCACCGCGCGAGACCTGGTGTCCTACACCGCCAAGCACAACGAGGCCAACGGCGAGTCCAACCGTGACGGCACCGACAACAACCTCTCGGTGAATCACGGCGTCGAGGGCGAGACCGAGGACCCCGCCGTGCTCGCGGCGCGCGATCGACACGTGCGTGCGCTGCTGTCGACCCTGGCCCTGTCCACCGGGACACCCATGTTCCTGGCCGGCGACGAACTGGGACACACGCAGCACGGCAACAACAATGCCTACTGCGTGCCGCAGGGAACATCGGCCGCGGATGCGCACGCGATCGACTGGTCGAGACGGGACGACGCCCTGACGGCGACTCTGGGACGAGCACTGCGGCTGCGTCGATCGGCACCCGTTCTGCGCCAACAGGAGTTCTTCGCCGGTCGTGACACACCCAGCGGCGAACCGGATCTCATGTGGTTCGACCACGACGGGGCCGAGATCGTCGGCGATCGGTGGAACGACGATCACGCCCGGACCCTGCAGGCCTGGGTCGACGGATCCGACGTGCGCATCCCCGCGCTCCGACACGCAGGGGTCGAGGCGGAGACCTTCGATTCGGCTCTGCTGGTAGTGCACTCGGGAGGCGATGCGAACATCGTCCTCCCCGATCACCGTCGACACGGGCCGAACGAGGCTCCCGGTTACGTTCCCGTCTTCGACTCCGCGACACCCGACGGTCGACCGGTGGACGCGTCGCCCGTCTCCGCGGGAAGCACCGTCCGAGTGGCCGGTCCGATCGTGCTCGTCTACATCTCGACGATCCCGTCCTGA
- a CDS encoding outer membrane protein assembly factor BamB family protein — protein MHDENPRTSVRTRRAGAALLAVGALALGACGSDSGPIDILGDEGWRGGLADAHNSASVTTEGSRSLALDWTRPLGAPTSTRPSVAPNGQITVTMTGDAGCALGSFQGETGRKRFCNSLGPSGVSSTAVADSASNLYAGDDGSMSSINQNGQLRWRTPVYGVPRTPQFLPDGNVLVVTQFGQINVLSNQTGNAVAPVLDLNPNPTPLDAPNTTLRPADDGLLACLGGGPDCAVAAAPAVDLESSTVYLVLWRAGAIAPQLVALSYTGGDSPGLTEAWSSPLLPSAVTSSPVVSPDGDRVYLTDVEGTVRAYSTEDGSEIWSYFVGDRAAGSVSVAADGTIVPAGGAGSHLRAIRDAGERPETLWERPDLVTQGSSALAGGTTGYTVVGDGDGLALVTFDTATGETVDTDALPGAEGYSPGVVVGSDGEVVVPTALGSLYSFR, from the coding sequence ATGCACGACGAGAACCCGCGTACCTCGGTGCGCACTCGTCGAGCCGGTGCCGCTCTCCTCGCGGTCGGCGCCCTCGCCCTCGGGGCCTGTGGCAGTGACTCCGGGCCCATCGACATCCTGGGCGACGAGGGCTGGCGCGGCGGTCTCGCCGACGCCCACAACTCCGCCTCGGTGACCACCGAGGGCAGTCGCTCCCTCGCTCTCGACTGGACCCGCCCTCTCGGCGCTCCCACGTCCACACGTCCCTCCGTCGCGCCCAACGGTCAGATCACGGTGACGATGACCGGAGACGCCGGCTGCGCGCTCGGATCGTTCCAGGGCGAGACCGGACGCAAGCGGTTCTGCAACTCGCTCGGACCCTCCGGCGTCTCGTCGACCGCGGTCGCCGACTCGGCGTCCAACCTCTACGCCGGTGACGACGGCAGCATGAGCTCGATCAACCAGAACGGTCAACTGCGCTGGCGCACACCGGTCTACGGGGTACCGCGCACCCCGCAGTTCCTGCCCGACGGCAACGTCCTGGTGGTCACCCAGTTCGGTCAGATCAACGTGCTGAGCAACCAGACCGGGAACGCGGTCGCACCCGTACTGGACCTGAACCCCAATCCCACGCCCCTGGACGCGCCGAACACCACGCTGCGGCCCGCGGACGACGGTCTGCTGGCCTGCCTGGGCGGTGGGCCGGACTGCGCCGTCGCGGCGGCACCGGCCGTCGATCTGGAGTCCTCGACCGTCTACCTCGTCCTGTGGCGCGCCGGCGCCATCGCTCCCCAGCTCGTGGCGCTGTCCTACACCGGCGGCGACTCCCCCGGCCTCACCGAGGCGTGGTCGTCGCCCCTGCTTCCCTCCGCCGTGACATCGAGCCCCGTGGTGTCACCCGACGGTGACCGTGTGTACCTCACGGACGTCGAGGGCACCGTGCGTGCGTACTCCACCGAGGACGGCTCCGAGATCTGGTCCTACTTCGTCGGTGACCGCGCGGCAGGAAGCGTGTCCGTCGCTGCGGACGGCACCATCGTCCCCGCGGGCGGCGCGGGGTCGCATCTGCGGGCGATCCGCGATGCGGGCGAGCGACCCGAGACGCTGTGGGAGCGGCCAGATCTCGTGACACAGGGTTCCTCCGCACTGGCGGGTGGCACCACGGGCTACACGGTGGTCGGCGACGGTGACGGGCTCGCACTCGTCACCTTCGACACGGCCACCGGCGAGACGGTCGACACCGACGCGCTCCCCGGCGCCGAGGGCTACAGCCCCGGAGTCGTCGTCGGCTCGGACGGCGAGGTGGTCGTCCCGACCGCGCTGGGATCCCTCTACTCGTTCCGCTGA
- a CDS encoding peptidyl-tRNA hydrolase — protein MIDEGPLEDVRPSTLEERHAVLVAGTSAAGSYGSRVDPPDPADVRAMPLVLHIPKVDPPARSDLLAAAASATLQVCLDERIAPGGPWHEEYTAWLGARIRKVSRRARGAQWTAAQEVDGVTVDAGGASARAYVPCRVGDLDPRLRKLQVGGTDLPADDPGPHAEGAVRLWVDAELEMTVGKTAAQVGHAVMLAAGAMTVEDVRAWQDAQWAVSVRDADAETWSRLVAECERGTAVGVRDAGYTEVAPGSMTVIAELDVPRTA, from the coding sequence GTGATCGACGAGGGTCCCCTGGAGGACGTCCGGCCGTCCACCCTCGAGGAGCGCCACGCGGTGCTGGTGGCCGGGACGAGTGCGGCCGGTTCCTACGGCTCGCGAGTCGATCCGCCCGATCCTGCCGACGTGCGCGCGATGCCGCTGGTGCTCCACATCCCCAAGGTCGATCCGCCGGCCCGGTCCGACCTGCTGGCCGCGGCGGCGTCCGCGACGCTGCAGGTGTGCCTGGACGAGCGCATCGCCCCGGGCGGTCCCTGGCACGAGGAGTACACGGCGTGGCTGGGTGCGCGGATCCGCAAGGTGTCCCGTCGCGCGCGGGGCGCGCAGTGGACGGCGGCGCAGGAGGTGGACGGCGTGACCGTCGACGCGGGCGGGGCGTCGGCTCGGGCCTACGTGCCGTGCCGTGTGGGTGATCTGGACCCGAGGCTGCGCAAGCTCCAGGTGGGAGGCACCGACCTGCCGGCCGACGACCCGGGACCGCACGCCGAGGGTGCCGTGCGGCTCTGGGTGGACGCGGAGCTCGAGATGACCGTCGGCAAGACCGCCGCCCAGGTGGGACACGCCGTGATGCTCGCTGCCGGTGCCATGACGGTCGAGGACGTCCGGGCGTGGCAGGACGCGCAGTGGGCCGTCAGCGTCCGTGATGCCGATGCCGAGACCTGGTCTCGCCTCGTGGCCGAGTGCGAGCGCGGCACCGCCGTCGGCGTGCGGGACGCGGGCTACACGGAGGTCGCCCCCGGGTCGATGACCGTGATCGCCGAGCTGGACGTCCCGCGCACCGCCTGA
- a CDS encoding ABC transporter ATP-binding protein: MEGVSSPDPDLLVELADVSVVRGGTTLVGPVSWNVELDERWVVLGPNGAGKTTLLRVAAAEIYPTSGTAHVLGETLGHVDISELKPRIGLSSSALAGRIPSDEVVADLVVSAGYAVLGRWREKYDEVDDERAVDMLETAGIEHLARRTFGTLSEGERKRVLIARALMTDPELLLLDEPAAGLDLGGREDLVAILTDLALDPDAPATVLITHHVEEIPPGFTHAMLLKEGGVVAQGLIDDVITEENLSTAFSQAIALERTDGRFFARRKRSRSSHRRAR, from the coding sequence ATGGAAGGCGTGTCCTCTCCTGACCCAGACCTGCTCGTCGAACTCGCCGATGTCTCCGTCGTCCGCGGAGGGACGACCCTCGTCGGCCCCGTCTCCTGGAACGTGGAGCTGGACGAGCGGTGGGTGGTCCTCGGACCGAACGGTGCGGGCAAGACCACGCTGCTGCGCGTCGCCGCGGCGGAGATCTACCCGACCTCCGGCACCGCGCACGTGCTCGGCGAGACGCTCGGGCACGTCGACATCTCGGAACTCAAGCCGCGCATCGGCCTGTCGTCCTCTGCTCTCGCCGGACGCATCCCGTCCGACGAGGTGGTGGCCGATCTGGTCGTGTCGGCGGGGTACGCGGTGCTCGGTCGCTGGCGTGAGAAGTACGACGAGGTGGACGACGAGCGTGCGGTCGACATGCTCGAGACGGCCGGTATCGAGCATCTCGCTCGCCGTACCTTCGGGACGCTGTCCGAGGGCGAACGCAAGCGTGTCCTGATCGCCCGCGCTCTGATGACGGACCCCGAGTTGCTGCTGCTCGACGAGCCGGCCGCGGGTCTCGACCTCGGAGGCCGCGAGGATCTCGTCGCCATCCTCACCGACCTCGCACTCGACCCCGACGCCCCCGCGACGGTGCTGATCACGCACCACGTGGAGGAGATCCCACCGGGCTTCACCCACGCGATGCTGCTCAAGGAGGGCGGAGTCGTGGCGCAGGGTCTCATCGACGACGTCATCACGGAGGAGAACCTGTCCACCGCGTTCAGTCAGGCCATCGCCCTCGAGCGCACCGACGGGCGCTTCTTCGCGCGGCGCAAGCGGTCGCGGTCGTCCCATCGGCGAGCGCGGTGA